One window from the genome of Salvia miltiorrhiza cultivar Shanhuang (shh) chromosome 7, IMPLAD_Smil_shh, whole genome shotgun sequence encodes:
- the LOC130992556 gene encoding protein transport protein SEC23 E-like, with protein sequence MAAPELAQTDPEGIEGVRMTWLNWPRSKVEASKCVIPIAASIQPIRPHVDLQILPYTPLRCKTCSAVLNPFCRVDFTALIWICPFCFQRNHFPHHYSSISQTNLPAELYPNFPSVEYLIPNYQNPQNFNPAVTSSPIYLFVLDTCMIEEELEFAKSALKRAIGMLPENAMVGFVSYGTQVQVHELGFSEMSKVYVFRGSKDISKDQVLEQLGLAVQGSRRAGPGMQKSGGGPSPVAGAGAGPNTGINRFLLPASECEYTLNSLLDELVTDQWPIAPGNRALRCTGVALSVATGLLGASTAGTGARMIALVGGPCTEGPGSIVSKDLSDPVRSHKDLDKDAAPFFKKAVHFYDELGKQLVSQGHVLDVFASALDQVGIAEMKVAIEKTGGLVVLAESFGHSVFKDSFKRIFEVGEQSLGLAFNGTLEVNCSKDIKVQGIIGPCTSLEKKGPAVASTVIGQGNTTAWKMCGLDKSSCLTVFFDVSSSEKSDPAGPSPQLYIQFLTSYQSSDGQMRLRVTTVTRRWVVGSEDLVQGFDQEVAAVVMARLASYKMEMEEGFDATRWLDRNLIRLCSKFGEYRKDDPASFTLNSCFSLFPQFMFNLRRSQFVQVFNNSPDETAYFRILLNRETISNAVVMIQPSLISYAFNSLPAPALLDVQSIAADRILLLDSYFSVVIFHGMTIAQWRNMGYQNQPEHQGFAMLLQAPQEDSQLIIRDRFPVPRLVVCDQHGSQARFLLAKLNPSATYSNAQEMMHTGSDVIFTDDVSLQVFIDHLQRLAVQAS encoded by the exons ATGGCCGCGCCGGAGCTAGCTCAAACCGACCCAGAAGGAATTGAAGGAGTCCGGATGACATGGCTGAATTGGCCGCGATCCAAGGTGGAGGCGTCCAAGTGCGTCATCCCAATCGCTGCCTCAATTCAGCCGATCCGCCCCCACGTGGATCTGCAGATCCTGCCCTACACGCCGCTCCGATGCAAGACATGCTCCGCCGTGCTAAACCCCTTCTGCCGAGTTGATTTCACTGCCCTCATATGGATCTGCCCCTTCTGCTTTCAGAGGAACCATTTCCCGCACCATTATTCCTCGATTTCGCAGACGAATTTGCCTGCCGAATTGTACCCCAATTTTCCCTCTGTTGAGTATTTGATCCCGAATTACCAGAATCCGCAGAATTTCAACCCTGCCGTGACGTCTTCTCCGATTTATTTGTTTGTTCTGGATACCTGCATGATCGAGGAGGAGTTGGAATTTGCCAAATCGGCGCTGAAACGGGCGATTGGGATGCTGCCGGAAAATGCTATGGTTGGGTTTGTATCGTATGGCACGCAGGTGCAGGTGCACGAATTGGGGTTCTCGGAGATGTCAAAGGTTTATGTTTTTAGGGGATCGAAGGACATATCGAAAGATCAGGTCTTGGAGCAATTAGGGCTTGCTGTGCAGGGAAGTAGGCGGGCTGGTCCGGGTATGCAGAAGAGTGGTGGTGGACCGAGCCCTGTGGCTGGAGCTGGAGCTGGGCCAAACACCGGGATCAACAGATTTTTGTTACCTGCGTCTGAATGCGAATACACACTGAATTCA TTGTTGGATGAGTTGGTGACAGATCAATGGCCGATTGCGCCAGGTAACAGGGCATTGAGGTGTACAGGAGTTGCGCTGAGTGTTGCCACAGGACTTCTAGGGGCATCAACAGCAGGGACTGGTGCAAGGATGATTGCATTGGTAGGGGGTCCATGCACAGAAGGTCCCGGATCG ATTGTCTCAAAAGATCTGTCTGATCCAGTCCGTTCACATAAGGATCTTGACAAGGATGCAGCACCTTTCTTTAAAAAAGCAGTCCATTTCTACGATGAACTTGGAAAACAGTTGGTTAGTCAAGGCCATGTGCTGGACGTCTTTGCCTCTGCTCTCGATCAG GTTGGGATTGCTGAGATGAAGGTTGCCATTGAAAAAACTGGTGGACTTGTCGTTCTGGCTGAAAGTTTTGGCCACTCTGTCTTTAAGGATTCATTCAAGCGCATTTTTGAAGTTGGAGAGCAGTCATTGGGGCTTGCATTCAA TGGTACGCTGGAGGTCAACTGCTCAAAGGATATAAAAGTCCAAGGAATCATTGGTCCATGCACCTCACTTGAGAAG AAAGGGCCTGCTGTAGCTAGCACAGTTATAGGACAGGGGAATACTACAGCTTGGAAGATGTGTGGCCTTGACAAAAGTAGTTGCCTAACTGTTTTCTTTGACGTTTCGTCTAGTGAAAAGTCTGATCCAGCAGGGCCAAGTCCTCAATTATACATACAGTTTCTAACTAG TTATCAAAGCTCTGACGGCCAGATGCGGCTGAGAGTCACAACTGTTACACGACGATGGGTGGTGGGCAGTGAG GATTTAGTTCAAGGATTTGATCAAGAAGTCGCTGCTGTAGTAATGGCTAGACTAGCTTCTTATAAAATGGAAATGGAG GAGGGTTTTGACGCGACAAGATGGTTAGATAGGAATCTGATACGCTTGTGTTCCAAATTTGGGGAATATCGTAAAGATGATCCCGCCTCATTCACTTTAAACTCCTGTTTTTCATTGTTTCCTCAGTTCATGTTTAATCTGCGACGGTCGCAATTTGTACAG GTGTTTAACAATAGCCCGGATGAGACAGCCTATTTCCGCATTTTGTTGAATCGGGAGACTATAAGCAATGCTGTAGTCATGATTCAACCATCATTGATATCATATGCATTTAATTCACTTCCTGCACCAGCTTTGCTTGATGTTCAATCCATTGCAGCGGATCGTATTCTCCTGCTGGACTCTTATTTTAGTGTTGTTATTTTTCATGGAATGACTATAGCTCAGTGGAGGAATATGGGCTACCAGAACCAGCCAGAACATCAg GGTTTTGCTATGTTATTACAAGCTCCACAAGAGGATTCCCAATTAATAATTCGTGACCGTTTTCCTGTACCGAGGCTCGTGGTCTGTGATCAGCATGGTTCTCAG GCAAGGTTTTTGCTGGCAAAGTTGAATCCCTCAGCCACCTACAGTAATGCACAGGAAATGATGCATACTGGTTCAGATGTGATCTTCACTGATGATGTGAGTCTACAAGTATTCATTGATCACCTTCAGAGGCTTGCTGTCCAAGCTTCTTAA